One segment of Candidatus Nitrospira nitrosa DNA contains the following:
- a CDS encoding LOG family protein encodes MSQGTTDPAPCSTHDNPSSSYIPADKDTEFLQRDELRPIRIGLELLKPELIQKEEQIKSTIVVFGSARLHEPAAATQTLRQAEEKAARAPADRTLQQQLAIAKRQLELAKYYDVARDFARLVSSTCQVDGHCDYVVVTGGGPGIMEAANRGAADVNAKSIGLNITLPHEQYPNPYITPRLSFQFRYFAIRKMHFLIRAKALVAFPGGFGTLDELFETLTLLQTGKTDKVIVILVGRDFWERLINWQLLVEYGLISQTDLDLFHYTETAQEAWDLIARHNGVPPT; translated from the coding sequence ATGAGTCAGGGAACCACAGATCCCGCTCCGTGCTCCACGCATGACAACCCCTCTTCGTCCTATATCCCAGCCGACAAAGATACCGAGTTTCTCCAACGGGATGAGTTACGTCCCATTCGGATCGGGCTCGAACTGCTGAAGCCAGAACTCATCCAAAAAGAAGAACAGATCAAGTCCACCATCGTCGTCTTCGGGAGCGCTAGGCTGCACGAGCCGGCGGCTGCTACACAGACGCTGCGGCAGGCAGAAGAGAAAGCTGCTAGGGCTCCTGCAGATCGGACGCTCCAACAACAACTGGCCATCGCCAAACGTCAACTTGAGCTTGCGAAATACTATGACGTGGCCAGAGACTTTGCGCGGCTGGTCTCGTCGACCTGCCAGGTCGATGGGCATTGCGACTATGTCGTAGTGACGGGCGGTGGTCCCGGCATTATGGAAGCAGCCAACCGTGGGGCGGCAGATGTGAATGCCAAGTCGATAGGACTCAACATCACGTTGCCGCACGAGCAGTACCCAAATCCCTACATTACCCCTCGACTCAGTTTTCAATTTCGCTATTTTGCGATCAGGAAAATGCATTTTCTCATCCGTGCCAAGGCCCTCGTAGCGTTTCCCGGAGGATTCGGCACTCTCGATGAACTGTTTGAGACACTGACCCTGCTCCAAACGGGTAAGACGGACAAGGTCATCGTGATCCTCGTCGGGCGGGACTTCTGGGAGAGACTGATCAATTGGCAATTGCTTGTTGAGTACGGACTGATTTCACAGACGGACCTGGATCTCTTTCACTATACGGAAACGGCTCAGGAAGCCTGGGACTTGATCGCACGCCACAATGGAGTACCCCCTACATGA
- a CDS encoding GNAT family N-acetyltransferase, whose protein sequence is MNLNVFNIRPATVADVQTIVDFNAAMALETEQRRLDRDRLQDGALALLAHPQYGFYVVAETPVETIPTAVGQLMITFEWSDWRNGLFWWVQSVYVTPEWRRRGVYRAMHEHIATRAKGDPQVCGIRLYVEHQNQHAQTVYRRVGLSPSAYTVYEQDFILGHQRPNP, encoded by the coding sequence ATGAATCTCAATGTGTTCAACATTAGGCCAGCCACCGTGGCCGATGTGCAGACAATTGTCGATTTCAATGCGGCCATGGCTCTCGAAACGGAACAACGTAGACTGGATCGCGATCGGCTCCAAGACGGTGCACTCGCACTCTTGGCACATCCTCAGTATGGCTTTTACGTTGTGGCGGAAACTCCCGTTGAGACCATTCCCACCGCTGTCGGTCAACTCATGATCACCTTTGAGTGGAGTGATTGGCGCAACGGGCTCTTTTGGTGGGTTCAGAGCGTCTATGTTACACCGGAGTGGCGTCGACGTGGTGTCTATCGAGCCATGCATGAGCACATTGCCACCCGAGCCAAGGGAGATCCACAAGTTTGTGGGATTCGTCTCTATGTTGAACACCAGAATCAGCACGCCCAAACTGTCTATCGACGTGTGGGACTCAGTCCCTCTGCCTATACGGTTTATGAACAAGATTTCATACTGGGCCATCAGCGACCGAATCCCTGA
- a CDS encoding DUF502 domain-containing protein, which produces MVKAFWKTCVAGLILILPAWATLLILSTLFTALDSVVGRYLVYPFPGLGLLLLVLLLILVGVIGDHMISRGLFERVERRIEQIPLVQSIYLTLKGMTDLVNFRSRFGQSRVVAFPFPRDGCWALGFVMGTAPPALQVDQSHTLVMVFVPTAIHPFTGYLAFIPDIALKPINLPFEEAMKMEFSAGFYRPRAGWLTPSPAILPRS; this is translated from the coding sequence ATGGTGAAAGCCTTCTGGAAAACCTGTGTGGCTGGGCTCATTCTCATTCTGCCGGCCTGGGCCACGCTGCTGATCCTGTCGACCCTTTTTACCGCCCTTGATAGTGTGGTAGGCCGATATCTGGTCTACCCTTTTCCTGGCCTTGGCCTCCTGCTCTTAGTGCTTCTGCTCATTCTCGTCGGAGTCATCGGCGATCATATGATCTCTCGTGGCTTGTTCGAAAGAGTGGAACGGCGGATTGAACAGATCCCGCTCGTGCAAAGTATTTACCTCACGTTAAAAGGCATGACGGACCTCGTCAATTTTCGCTCCCGATTTGGGCAGAGCCGGGTCGTCGCATTTCCATTTCCGCGTGATGGATGTTGGGCCTTAGGATTTGTCATGGGTACAGCCCCCCCGGCCCTTCAAGTAGACCAGTCCCATACACTTGTGATGGTATTTGTTCCGACTGCCATTCATCCATTTACGGGGTATTTGGCGTTTATTCCGGACATCGCCCTCAAACCAATTAATCTGCCCTTCGAGGAGGCCATGAAGATGGAATTCTCGGCTGGATTTTACAGACCACGGGCCGGATGGCTTACCCCGTCCCCGGCCATCCTCCCAAGATCATGA